In Porites lutea chromosome 1, jaPorLute2.1, whole genome shotgun sequence, a single genomic region encodes these proteins:
- the LOC140951189 gene encoding uncharacterized protein translates to MALTTSLPCIDTLAFQLSRHGLDENRNVKQGFYYSWSEPFDLDFAGRVHSNPKRSRSLPSALVTKRKEPTPLTANQTRLLGLKRAKENDENIEYACKAGVDIHSTSLYTSPGHLTLSVNKYANQSNRHGESSDRVTDSAEASDDEISGFLINTPTNSDNLSHQVTSASQKLVHGKIQNPGFSTRKRNLDEHEYSSNKKRRRPRLNFEKMQLSRNVTVPVPKSDPSIFDKVYFRPIIQLNVND, encoded by the coding sequence ATGGCCCTCACCACAAGTCTACCCTGTATTGATACACTGGCTTTTCAACTCAGTCGACATGGTCTTGACGAAAACCGCAATGTAAAGCAAGGTTTTTACTACTCCTGGTCGGAACCTTTCGATTTAGACTTTGCCGGAAGAGTGCATAGTAATCCAAAACGAAGCCGAAGCTTACCCAGCGCCCTTGTTACGAAGAGAAAGGAGCCAACACCTTTGACTGCAAACCAGACTCGTTTGCTGGGATTGAAACGAGCGAAAGAAAACGACGAAAACATCGAATATGCGTGCAAGGCAGGAGTCGACATTCATTCAACCAGTCTTTATACATCGCCAGGGCACCTAACTTTATCAGTTAATAAATATGCAAATCAATCAAACAGGCATGGAGAATCTTCGGACCGCGTTACAGACTCGGCAGAGGCGTCTGACGATGAAATAAGTGGATTTTTGATAAATACTCCAACCAATTCTGACAATTTATCACACCAAGTTACGAGCGCGTCGCAAAAGTTAGTCCATGGCAAAATTCAAAACCCAGGATTCTCTACTCGCAAGCGCAATTTGGACGAACATGAGTACTCCAGTAACAAGAAGAGACGTCGGCCAAGGCTGAATTTCGAAAAGATGCAACTCTCAAGAAATGTCACCGTTCCGGTTCCCAAAAGCGATCCTTCAATTTTTGATAAGGTTTATTTCAGGCCGATAATCCAGTTGAACGTGAATGACTGA